The following is a genomic window from Miscanthus floridulus cultivar M001 chromosome 14, ASM1932011v1, whole genome shotgun sequence.
CACCAGGGACATCACCTTCTCCCGGCTCTCCAGCCGCCGCGACACCCAGTCCACCAGGTCCCGGCTCTCGGTCTCGCCTCCCTCCCCCTGCACCACCGCCGGCCGACCCGTCACCAGCTCCAGCAGCACcacgccgaagctgtacacgtcgctcTTCTCCGTCACCTTCCACGTGTACGCGTACTCCGGCGCCATGTACCCCAGCGTGCCGGCCACAACGCCGCCGGACGACTCGCCGCCGGACGAGCTGAGGATCTTGGCGAGCCCGAAGTCGGCGAGCCGCGGCTTGAAGGACTCGTCCAGCAGGATGTTGCTGGACTTGACGTCGCGGTGGAGGATGGGGCGGTCGCAGCCGTGGTGGAGGTACTCGAGCCCCCTCGCCACGCCCACCGCCACGTCGTGCCGCTCCGCCCACCCGAGCCCGCCGCCCAGCTTCcgccccgccgacgccgccccgGTCCCGTGCAGCCGCTCGTACAGGCTGCCGTTCGGGAGGTGCTCGTACACCAGCAGGCTCGCCGCGCCGTCCGAGCTCGTGATGCTGCACAGCAGCTTCACCACGTTCACGTGCCGGATCGCGCTCAGCGTCCCCACCTCTGAGTCGAACTCGCGGCACCGCACCGACGCCGTCCGCCGCGCAGCCCCGCCCAGCATGGCCGCCGACGGCGCCGTGCTCCCCGCCGCCATCGCCGCCCTTCGCGTGATGTgcttcaccgccaccactgcgCCGTTGCCCAGCTTCACGCGGTACACGTTCCCGGACCCGCCGCTGCCGATCAGGTTCTCGTCGCGGACGCCGTCGATGATCTCCCGCTCGTCGAACGCCAGGATTCGGAATGACTTGAGGTCCCAGGACCCCTTTTTGGCGAACAGCTTCCCCGCGGGGCCGAGGCCTTCGGCGGCCTCCGCCGCGTGCCGCCGCTTCTGCAGGTATATGGCCACGCCGAGCACCGCCAGCAGCACCGCCGTGACGGCGAGGATGCACGTGACGGCCAGGCGCGTCGCGTTCGCTGACCGGCTCGCCGAGCTCGGACCGCAGCGGTGGAGGAAGACAGCGCCGTTGGTGGCGCACAGCCCCGGGTTCCCGACGAAGCTCTCGCCGTAGGCCGAGATGGCCAGCGCATCCGGAACGGGCCCGGTGAGATGGTTGTCGGACATGTTCAGGCTGCTCAGCTTCAGCGCGGCGAGGCTCGCCGGCACGGCGCCAGAGAGATCGTTCCTGGAAACGTCGAGGGAATTCAGCCGCTGCAGGTTGCCCAGCTCCGCGGGGATCGCGCCAGAGAGCCTGTTCCCGGCGAAATTGACCGTGCTAAGCGCCGAGCAGGAGCCCAGGCTCGCCGGAATCGGCCCGCCGATCGCGTTCCCCTCAATGTCGAGGCTGCCGAGACGGGACAGCCTCCCGATGCTGTCCGGTATCTCGCCGGAGAGCTGGTTCCACGACAGGTCCATGGTCTCGAGGCTCGCCGCGTCGCCGATCGACGGCGGTATCGCGCCGGTGAACCGATTCCCTGCCAGGTAGAGGATGGTCATCGCGGTGGCGTTCCCAATTCCGTCACCGATGCTGCCGGTGAACTGGTTCCCGGCAAGGTCGATCACGTTGACGTTGGGTAGCGCCCACAACCCCTCGGGCACCTCGCCAGAGAGGCTGTTCTTGCTGACCCGGAACCTCACCAGCGTCTTGCAGCTGGCGTACGTCTCCGGGatcccgccggagaagttgttcTCGAGCATGAGCAGCTTCAGCATGGTGCCCTGCTTGCACATGTCCGGCGGGATGGGCCCCGAGAGCGCGTTGGTGGACACGTCGATGAAGTTGAACGGCGCCCAGCTGCCGAGGCTCCGCGGCAGCTCACCGGTGAGGTTGTTATTGTAGAGGGACAGGTTCACGAGCTCCTTGAAGTCGCCGAACTCCGGGGGTACCTCGCCGGTGAAGCCGTTGAAGAACAGCTGCAGCGACACGAGCCGCGTGAGGGACCGGAGCTCGGCGAGCGTGCCGGTGAGGTTGTTCTGCGACGCGTCGAAGTACTGCAGCTTGGTGAGGTTTCCGAAGCCGTCGGGCAGCGGGCCGCGGAGCGAGTTGTTGTAGAGCTCGAGATGGGTGAGTCTGGTGAGCCTGGCGATCTCCGACGGGATCTCGCCGGTGAGGTCGTTGTCGGAGAGCTCGAGGTCCTCGAGGTTGACCAGGTCGCCGATCTCCGGCGGGATGGCGCCGCCGAGCTTGACCGCGGACATGTAGAGCACGGTGAGGTTGGTGAGCCTCGTGACCTCGTCCGGGAACGGCGCGGTGGGGGCCAGGAACGGGTTGTCGCCGAGCGCGAGCAGGGTGAGGCCCGGCGTCGCGGCGAGCGAGCGCCACGGGAACGCGCCGTCGAAGCAGTTGGAGGAGACGTTGAGCCTGCGCAGCCCGGACAGCGGCGACAGGTCCGGCACCGAGCCCGTGAAGCTGTTGAACGCGAGGTTGAGGTCCCGCAGCGCGGTGCATGCGACGACGCCGTCGATGCCGCCCGCCAGGGAGTTCTCCGGCAGGAACAGCGTGGCGAGGGAAGGCAGGGACGCGCAGAGGTCGGCGAACGGGACCGTCGCGGCGGACAGCTTATGTGCCGGCAGGGAGAGCGCCGTGACGTTGCCGCTGGCGCACGTGACGCCGGTGAAGCCGCAGGGGGCTGACGCCGCGGTGGCGTCCCACGTGGCGAAGGTGGGCGCGGCCTCGGGCGGGACGGTGAGGGCGGCCATGAAGGCCAGGAGCGCGTCTGCctgggacgacgacgacgacgtcgtgGCGGCGGCGCAGGTGATGATGGCGGCAGCGAGGAAGAGGGCGAGGAGGGGGGAGGCGGGCGGCATGGCGCCGGGCGGGGGGGAGCGAAGGATGACGCGTGGTTCGTTGGTTCCTCGTTGTCAGTGTGTGGATGTTTGACTGGTTTTAAGGTGGCAGTACTCGTTGGTTCCTCACTAGGGGCCCCCTTCTCTGGTCTCTGCAGATGCAGCTACTAGGCAAAGTGGTAATGATAGATGTTCTGGACCGGATTAGGAGTAAGTAGGCAGCAAGGGTTGGATTATATGGAGTGAATTTTAATTAGTGGGGAGAGAAAGGCACTACTGAAAAGGAAGCATGATATCTACAAAATGTAATCAACATGTGCATTGCTTAATCTGGTGCCATATGTAGGAGTAATACAAAGTGCACATGTTTTTAAAGGAATATTCACTCCATCCATAGATTAGGAATTTTAGAACATAGTATTATAGGTAAAACAAATTGGAAACACTCCTTATAGGGCGGCCGTCCGGAAAGATGGACCCCGCACTCGCCCATGCCGCCCCCGCTCGCGTCGCCCGCACGATGTGCTCGCGGGATGGACCCCGCCCTCGTCCGCGCCGCCCCTGCTCACGTCTCCGCCGCCCGCCAGTGCCGTGCACGGCGAGCCCGACACCCTAAGGCGCTCGCTAGCTCGCTCCTGGACTCGCGCCTACCATCGTGGCCATGCTCCATTCGCCTGCCCCTGTCCCTGCCGAGGTCCGTGCCGCCACCGAGATCCACACCGGCGACATCCCGCGCCACTCCGCGGCTTCGAGCTCCGCGTCGAcaagcctccattcgtccaagcagcaagcagATGCTACtctaaaagcgcatgttgcaataatatgtttcaagtgtttcagatgttttagaggtatgttgcagtgTTGTATATcgttgttgcaaaagtagatcaggacgttgcacatgttgtaatggctatacacatgtgtttcaaatgtatgttccaaatgttttatctgttccaaatgaatgttgcaagtgttttgtctggatgttgcaaaagtatatctggatgttgcatatacatgcacgttgcaagcatatgtatcaagtgtttttaggtgtttcatacgtatgtttgcaagtatttcatctggatgttgcatatgtttgcaatgtttTTCAAATGTTTTTGGAGCGTTTTTTGAGTGTTTTAGACACTTGttttcaagtatttcatctgtcttcttctctatgttgcatttgttgcatctggatgttttaaaaggaGAGTAGGTGTTGCACATGGGATACGCGTGGGAAGCGGCCGGcggcgctgaaagctctagtttggttttggttaactgatgaaaccctaagtgctaacctagtttatcaagatgattataagataggtagcactactccaagtgatgaagcaatgacgaagatcatgacaatggtgatagcatggtgatgatcaaatgcttgaacttggaaaagaagaaagagaaaaacaaaaggctcaaggcaaaggtataaaatgtaggagccattttgttttagtgatcaagacacttagtgagtgtgatcatatttaggatagatagccgtactattaagaggagtgaaactcatatcggaatgcggttatcaaagtgccactagatgctctaactcattgcatatgcatttaggatctagtggagtgctaacacccttgaaaatatttgtgaaaatatgctaacacatgtgcacaaggtgtttgcagggttgagatgggtttgggtccctctcttggATCTAGTcgacgcttttggaaaaatgaaatgtctattttctattgcgccggatgcaaaatttttggtggttggcacatttgagcaagggtgaagaagttagaagtgagaacgagttagtcgcgaagatgctggcgtcggtcaactaaccggacgctggatctgaatgcaccggacgctgactgcctgcgtccggtcgtgctgacgtggagtgtagcagtagctggagagtgaccggacgctggtgctgcgtccgatcgcgttcgactggacgcgtccggtcatgctcgggagcttactggaaacgaccggacactgagggtccagcgtccggtcagttgaagctgctgcgtccggtcagttttgaccggagcgtccggtcagcttcgtagccgttgaaatctgacgaacagcgtttgaagctggtgacgcgtggcgtccatcgggcgaccggacgctgagggccagcatccggtcggtatgaccggagcgtccggtcagagcgtgttttgcccagtgaaggggtacaacggctctatttgatgggggctctatttatagccccatggccggctcaagggataactcttgcacattttcattgacatagcaaccttgtgagcttagccaaagccctcccactcatctccatcattgatccatcatcattgtgagattgggagagaatccaagtgcattgcttgagtgattgcatctagtggcacttggtattcgtgttgcgctgcggatttcgcttgtttctcttggtggttaccaccacctagacggttggagcagcggtgaaggatcggcacgagttggtgattgttcgtggccgccttcggtgattgtgaggggagttgtaccttccccggcggagcgccgaaaggtaactctagtaaattgctcgtgtcattgagttacctcacttgtgggtcggttcttgcggtgtccaatcgtgtggacgaggtttgtgaaacacctcttagccgccgaaccaccaagtgttggtcgacacaacggggacgtagcgtgttggcaagcacgtgaacctcgggagaaaatcgattgtctctcttctttgtcattctcccggtgattggctatatattcatcttgtgattggttcatcccctacacgtcggtataatcactctactcactcatttacattcttgcaaactagttgatacaagctctttagtgtaattagaattgagagcttgctttattatttacatt
Proteins encoded in this region:
- the LOC136504836 gene encoding receptor-like protein kinase 7 → MPPASPLLALFLAAAIITCAAATTSSSSSQADALLAFMAALTVPPEAAPTFATWDATAASAPCGFTGVTCASGNVTALSLPAHKLSAATVPFADLCASLPSLATLFLPENSLAGGIDGVVACTALRDLNLAFNSFTGSVPDLSPLSGLRRLNVSSNCFDGAFPWRSLAATPGLTLLALGDNPFLAPTAPFPDEVTRLTNLTVLYMSAVKLGGAIPPEIGDLVNLEDLELSDNDLTGEIPSEIARLTRLTHLELYNNSLRGPLPDGFGNLTKLQYFDASQNNLTGTLAELRSLTRLVSLQLFFNGFTGEVPPEFGDFKELVNLSLYNNNLTGELPRSLGSWAPFNFIDVSTNALSGPIPPDMCKQGTMLKLLMLENNFSGGIPETYASCKTLVRFRVSKNSLSGEVPEGLWALPNVNVIDLAGNQFTGSIGDGIGNATAMTILYLAGNRFTGAIPPSIGDAASLETMDLSWNQLSGEIPDSIGRLSRLGSLDIEGNAIGGPIPASLGSCSALSTVNFAGNRLSGAIPAELGNLQRLNSLDVSRNDLSGAVPASLAALKLSSLNMSDNHLTGPVPDALAISAYGESFVGNPGLCATNGAVFLHRCGPSSASRSANATRLAVTCILAVTAVLLAVLGVAIYLQKRRHAAEAAEGLGPAGKLFAKKGSWDLKSFRILAFDEREIIDGVRDENLIGSGGSGNVYRVKLGNGAVVAVKHITRRAAMAAGSTAPSAAMLGGAARRTASVRCREFDSEVGTLSAIRHVNVVKLLCSITSSDGAASLLVYEHLPNGSLYERLHGTGAASAGRKLGGGLGWAERHDVAVGVARGLEYLHHGCDRPILHRDVKSSNILLDESFKPRLADFGLAKILSSSGGESSGGVVAGTLGYMAPEYAYTWKVTEKSDVYSFGVVLLELVTGRPAVVQGEGGETESRDLVDWVSRRLESREKVMSLVDPAIVEGWAREEAVRVLRVAVLCTSRTPSMRPSMRSVVQMLEDAAAAREDDDAKVLEVKVV